One genomic segment of Vibrio mimicus includes these proteins:
- a CDS encoding RHS repeat-associated core domain-containing protein has product MLNNLTRRNFLKQTACISGATLWSFKAFPVNAMVFDKVLPLSIDLGQFGYHGHRLETHIGFYHTGNGYRIYDPLSQSFMQFDNLESPHGKGGINGYSYCVNDPINQFDPTGEFNFRGFFFGLFSFIVGVAVAVSAVVTGGATLGIALGVIGGVTSAVSGVLDMAVAGIDDNSHPATKGLKIASAAFGLAGAVVGGANSVASTIKAGSGMSFAHKAWGSKSFIKITGFSNKNILGQISQAPAIKFVGLSADMLGVVGASMVMAATVQDDKKLKLWGSIIKFGGGITKGIVKTVDNWNPKLVTSFTGKSFGKTKQSWISSDKKFDMRVDWAKRGLSIAKDPWSIADQVVAQKQVNSSSNESEVAQSSSVFVSNSAIHAPLVMNALHQGINQRQEFYSRFVDTTIGDGLLIGAA; this is encoded by the coding sequence ATGTTGAATAATTTAACTCGACGTAATTTTTTAAAACAAACGGCTTGTATCAGTGGGGCAACATTATGGTCATTCAAAGCTTTTCCTGTGAATGCTATGGTTTTCGACAAAGTGCTCCCACTATCTATTGACTTAGGGCAATTTGGTTATCATGGTCACCGCCTAGAAACACATATAGGTTTTTATCATACGGGTAATGGCTACCGTATTTATGACCCACTTTCTCAAAGTTTCATGCAATTTGATAATTTAGAGTCGCCTCATGGTAAGGGGGGGATAAATGGGTACAGTTATTGTGTGAATGATCCCATCAACCAATTTGATCCTACTGGAGAATTTAACTTTAGAGGTTTTTTCTTCGGGTTATTTAGTTTTATTGTTGGGGTGGCCGTTGCTGTTTCAGCTGTTGTTACAGGAGGTGCAACCCTTGGTATTGCATTAGGTGTAATTGGCGGTGTGACAAGCGCAGTAAGTGGCGTGCTTGATATGGCAGTAGCGGGTATTGATGATAATTCACACCCCGCAACAAAAGGGCTAAAAATTGCTTCGGCAGCTTTTGGTTTAGCGGGAGCGGTGGTTGGAGGTGCAAACAGTGTAGCTTCAACAATTAAAGCTGGAAGTGGGATGTCTTTTGCGCATAAAGCGTGGGGTTCAAAGTCATTTATTAAAATTACAGGTTTTTCTAATAAAAATATATTAGGTCAAATATCCCAAGCTCCGGCAATAAAATTTGTTGGGTTATCAGCAGATATGCTTGGCGTTGTTGGAGCATCAATGGTGATGGCGGCGACAGTGCAAGATGATAAGAAGCTAAAGTTATGGGGATCAATCATTAAATTCGGTGGTGGGATAACGAAAGGGATCGTAAAAACAGTGGATAACTGGAATCCCAAATTAGTGACATCATTTACCGGAAAATCATTTGGAAAAACAAAACAGAGTTGGATTAGTTCAGATAAGAAATTTGATATGAGAGTGGATTGGGCGAAGCGAGGCCTATCAATAGCCAAAGACCCTTGGTCAATAGCCGATCAAGTGGTTGCTCAAAAACAAGTGAATAGTAGTTCAAATGAGTCAGAAGTTGCTCAATCTTCATCGGTATTTGTATCCAACTCAGCTATTCATGCCCCTTTAGTTATGAATGCGTTACATCAAGGTATTAACCAAAGACAAGAATTCTATTCTCGCTTTGTTGACACTACGATTGGTGATGGGCTTCTTATTGGTGCAGCATAA